The window GCATAGCGAACATTGATTCCACCATTATTGCACAAAAACCTAAGATGGCACCTTTTATAGAAGAAATGCGCAGTAACATTGCAGAGGTTCTTGGTATCCCTAAGCATCACTTAAATATCAAAGCAACGACAGAAGAAGGTATGGGGTTTACAGGACAGGGTTTAGGCATTGCTTCTCAAGCTGTATGCTTATTAGAAAAAATGAGATCATAACATCTGACAGAATAAATAAACCATATGCCAAATAAAGCTTATAAAATGTGATTTGACGTTGACAGTTCACCTAAAAAGGTGTATATTTTTATTGGCATATGCCACAACAAAAAAGTAGGAGTGATAAGAATGGCATCATGTGAGTCATGTCCATCTAAGGACAAATGCGGTGATAAAGACAGAGATAACTGTATGATAGAAAATAACCCAATAAATGATGTAAAGCATATTATTGGTGTCATGAGCGGAAAAGGTGGTGTTGGTAAATCAACGGTATCTGTTTTGCTCGCTCATGATTTAATGAAGAAGGGTTATAAAGTTGGGATTTTAGATGCAGATATAACAGGGCCAAGTATACCCCGTTTATTAGGTTTACAAGATAAGAGAGCTACAATTTTAGAAACAGGTATCATACCTGTGTTTGCAGATAACGGGTTAAAAGTTATGTCACTTAACTTCTTAGTAGATGAAGAGAATACACCTGTCATTTGGAGAGGTCCCATCATTGCTGGAACGGTAAAACAGTTCTGGACGGATGTGTTATGGGAAGAATTAGACTATTTAATCGTTGACCTGCCACCTGGAACAGGTGACGTGGCGCTTACAGTCATGCAAGTCATGCCTCTAACAGGCGTTGTCATGGTATCTGTACCACAAGACATGGTATCCATGATTGTAGCTAAGGCCATTAATATGGCTAAGAAAATGAATGTGGATGTTCTCGGTGTTATTGAAAACATGAGCTATATTCAATGTCCAGATTGTGATACACAGATTAAGATGTTTGATGGTGACATTAAGACCTTCTTAGATACGGCTCATATACCTCTTCTGGGAGAATTGCCCATGACAAAATCCATCATTAATGTAGCAAGTCAAGGAATCAACCATTCAGATGAAGCCATGACACTATTTGAACCAATTACCAATAAAATCATTAAAGAACTCGAATAAACCAGCAGGAGTGAGTTATTATGCCAAGACCTAAAAAATGTAGGCGTGTGGATTTTTTTCCAGAGCATACTTACTTTAAACCAAGGGGTATACCCATGGAAGATATTGAAGAAATGATACTTAATCTTGAGGAGCTTGAAGCAATGCGCTTAAAAGACATTGAAGGGTTGAACCAAGAACAATGTGCAGTGCGTATGCAAGTATCCAGGCAAACCTTTCAGAATATCATT is drawn from Vallitalea pronyensis and contains these coding sequences:
- a CDS encoding Mrp/NBP35 family ATP-binding protein, whose protein sequence is MASCESCPSKDKCGDKDRDNCMIENNPINDVKHIIGVMSGKGGVGKSTVSVLLAHDLMKKGYKVGILDADITGPSIPRLLGLQDKRATILETGIIPVFADNGLKVMSLNFLVDEENTPVIWRGPIIAGTVKQFWTDVLWEELDYLIVDLPPGTGDVALTVMQVMPLTGVVMVSVPQDMVSMIVAKAINMAKKMNVDVLGVIENMSYIQCPDCDTQIKMFDGDIKTFLDTAHIPLLGELPMTKSIINVASQGINHSDEAMTLFEPITNKIIKELE